The following coding sequences are from one Nicotiana tomentosiformis chromosome 3, ASM39032v3, whole genome shotgun sequence window:
- the LOC104100710 gene encoding uncharacterized protein isoform X2, with protein sequence MMTNTHVSDGVEFAGVISNPQPRQMRKGRGKTRGFSIQKKCKNNPNGKLEVIIPPDRTVVVGPGANNFVTELSVTIDQNAKHDIKTWKKVSNLAKERIVAHMLAP encoded by the exons ATGATGACAAATACGCATGTTTCTGATGGTGTTGAATTTGCTGGAGTAATTTCAAACCCACAACCAC GACAAATGAGAAAGGGAAGGGGGAAGACTAGAGGGTTTTCAATCCAAAAGAAATGCAAAAATAATCCCAATGGAAAGCTGGAGGTAATTATCCCACCCGATCGAACAGTAGTAGTTGGTCCTGGAGCTAATAATTTTGTTACTGAGCTTTCGGTCACAATTGACCAGAATGCTAAGCATGATATCAAAACTTGGAAGAAAGTTTCTAATCTAGCAAAAGAAAGGATTGTTGCTCATATGCTG GCTCCATGA
- the LOC104100710 gene encoding uncharacterized protein isoform X1 → MMTNTHVSDGVEFAGVISNPQPRQMRKGRGKTRGFSIQKKCKNNPNGKLEVIIPPDRTVVVGPGANNFVTELSVTIDQNAKHDIKTWKKVSNLAKERIVAHMLDAFEIPDMQHTRDTILHTANN, encoded by the exons ATGATGACAAATACGCATGTTTCTGATGGTGTTGAATTTGCTGGAGTAATTTCAAACCCACAACCAC GACAAATGAGAAAGGGAAGGGGGAAGACTAGAGGGTTTTCAATCCAAAAGAAATGCAAAAATAATCCCAATGGAAAGCTGGAGGTAATTATCCCACCCGATCGAACAGTAGTAGTTGGTCCTGGAGCTAATAATTTTGTTACTGAGCTTTCGGTCACAATTGACCAGAATGCTAAGCATGATATCAAAACTTGGAAGAAAGTTTCTAATCTAGCAAAAGAAAGGATTGTTGCTCATATGCTG GACGCCTTTGAAATTCCAGACATGCAACACACTAGGGATACTATCCTTCATACAGCTAATAATTGA